One Natronobacterium texcoconense DNA window includes the following coding sequences:
- a CDS encoding HalOD1 output domain-containing protein, whose amino-acid sequence MSASRATTVVDEERRLSMVVIDLVAHETGTDPLELEPLYDTIDPDVIDALVESDGFTSLEFAYEGRTIRVEDVDGDLRVSFADGSVTADSEPRTVDTGSSPSL is encoded by the coding sequence ATGAGTGCTTCACGAGCAACGACGGTAGTAGACGAGGAGCGACGACTCAGTATGGTGGTCATCGACCTCGTCGCTCACGAAACCGGTACTGACCCGCTCGAACTCGAGCCGCTCTACGACACGATCGATCCCGACGTGATCGACGCGCTAGTCGAATCCGACGGATTTACCAGTCTCGAGTTTGCCTACGAAGGCCGGACCATCAGGGTCGAAGACGTCGACGGTGATCTCCGCGTTTCGTTCGCAGACGGAAGCGTCACTGCCGACAGTGAGCCACGTACCGTCGACACCGGTTCGTCGCCGTCGCTGTAG
- the gnd gene encoding phosphogluconate dehydrogenase (NAD(+)-dependent, decarboxylating), with translation MQLGVIGLGRMGRIVVDRLLAADHDVVAFDIDDDAVDAAADAGARPADSIAALAEKLDSEDGKHVWLMVPAGDPVDAALEELEPHLESDDVVVDGGNSYFEDSVRRAESCPAAYLDCGTSGGPAGAELGFSLMVGGPEAAYERLTPAFDAVATGPNGHERLGPAGSGHYVKMIHNGVEYALMQAYGEGFELLHEGRYDLDLESVASVWNNGSVIRSWLLELCEEAFREEGNDLGTVADRVEGGSTGTWTVQEGLEQEVPLPLIYTALGERFGSRADDGRFSRRLASRLRYGFGRHDVPRRE, from the coding sequence ATGCAACTGGGCGTCATCGGACTCGGACGCATGGGACGGATCGTCGTCGATCGACTGCTCGCAGCAGACCACGACGTCGTCGCCTTCGACATCGACGACGACGCCGTCGACGCGGCGGCCGACGCGGGCGCGCGACCGGCCGACTCGATCGCGGCTCTCGCCGAAAAGTTGGACAGCGAGGACGGCAAGCACGTCTGGCTGATGGTTCCCGCCGGCGACCCCGTCGACGCGGCACTCGAGGAACTCGAGCCACACCTCGAGAGCGACGACGTGGTCGTCGACGGCGGCAACTCCTACTTCGAGGACTCTGTTCGGCGCGCCGAGTCCTGTCCGGCGGCGTACCTCGACTGCGGGACGTCGGGTGGGCCCGCAGGTGCGGAACTAGGTTTCTCGCTGATGGTCGGCGGCCCCGAAGCAGCCTACGAGCGACTTACGCCCGCGTTCGACGCCGTCGCAACGGGTCCGAACGGCCACGAACGGCTGGGGCCCGCGGGCTCGGGCCACTACGTGAAGATGATCCACAACGGCGTCGAATACGCGTTAATGCAGGCCTACGGCGAAGGATTCGAACTGCTCCACGAGGGCCGGTACGACCTCGACCTCGAGTCGGTCGCCTCGGTCTGGAACAACGGTTCGGTGATCCGCTCGTGGCTGCTCGAACTCTGCGAGGAGGCGTTCCGCGAAGAGGGCAACGACCTCGGGACGGTCGCCGACCGCGTCGAGGGCGGTTCGACGGGTACCTGGACGGTCCAGGAGGGTCTCGAGCAGGAAGTACCGCTGCCGCTGATCTACACTGCACTGGGCGAACGCTTCGGTTCGCGGGCCGACGACGGCCGGTTCTCGCGACGGCTGGCCAGTCGGCTTCGGTACGGGTTCGGTCGTCACGACGTCCCGCGACGGGAGTAG
- a CDS encoding MarR family transcriptional regulator produces MSIDRDTFENASEEELSGLSVPEQVLGFLAANEDRAFKAREIATQISVDEGAVSTALSRLKDRDLVEHKATYWAITEDADRLERYSGYERATALFNEQFGTEDRDAWREHAPSEPHPNVENEQ; encoded by the coding sequence ATGTCCATCGATCGAGACACCTTCGAGAACGCGAGCGAGGAAGAGCTTTCGGGACTTTCGGTTCCGGAGCAAGTTCTCGGGTTCCTCGCTGCAAACGAAGATCGGGCATTCAAGGCCAGGGAAATTGCCACCCAGATCAGCGTCGACGAAGGCGCTGTTAGTACAGCACTCTCGCGGTTGAAGGACCGCGATCTGGTCGAACACAAAGCGACGTACTGGGCAATCACCGAAGACGCCGACCGCCTCGAAAGATACAGCGGCTACGAGCGGGCAACTGCCCTGTTCAACGAACAGTTCGGTACGGAAGATAGGGACGCTTGGCGTGAACACGCTCCCAGCGAACCACATCCGAACGTGGAGAACGAACAGTGA
- the truA gene encoding tRNA pseudouridine(38-40) synthase TruA, with protein sequence MPAPRTPSSTPDERKLRAFRIAYDGTDYYGYQRQPSVPTVEDAVFEALRSLEVLAPDAEKPAGYAAAGRTDRGVSALAQTIGLEVPDWLTPRAFNAELPADVRAWASADAPEGFHATHHATRREYTYQLYAPPADGETPLSLESVARVDDELVRKACRELSGSHDYHNLTPDDDPDRTERSLSIEASRDGDYLVFTVAAGGFAHQLVRRLVSLVREIGAGTSSLEKVDRVFSPEPLPGPEGVAPAAPEPLVLTAVAYPDLEFTVDEAAAASARAVFGERALERKTGARVARELADGVETSDS encoded by the coding sequence ATGCCCGCGCCCCGGACACCGTCGTCGACCCCGGACGAGAGAAAGCTGCGTGCGTTCCGGATCGCCTACGACGGCACCGACTACTACGGCTACCAGCGCCAGCCGTCCGTCCCGACCGTCGAGGACGCGGTCTTCGAGGCGCTTCGATCGCTCGAGGTGCTCGCCCCCGACGCCGAGAAGCCGGCCGGCTACGCCGCCGCGGGACGAACCGACAGGGGCGTCTCCGCGCTCGCCCAGACGATCGGACTCGAGGTTCCGGACTGGCTCACGCCGCGTGCGTTCAACGCGGAGTTACCTGCAGACGTTCGGGCGTGGGCCAGCGCCGACGCACCCGAGGGGTTCCACGCGACCCACCACGCGACCCGTCGAGAGTACACCTACCAGCTGTACGCGCCACCTGCGGACGGTGAAACTCCCCTCTCGCTCGAGTCCGTCGCCCGCGTCGACGACGAACTCGTCCGGAAAGCCTGCCGGGAACTCTCCGGCAGCCACGACTACCACAACCTCACGCCCGACGACGACCCCGACCGCACCGAACGCTCGCTGTCGATCGAGGCGAGTCGGGACGGCGACTACCTCGTCTTTACCGTCGCTGCCGGCGGTTTCGCCCACCAACTCGTCCGACGACTCGTCTCTCTCGTCCGCGAAATCGGGGCCGGAACGTCGAGCCTCGAGAAGGTCGACCGGGTGTTCTCGCCCGAGCCGTTGCCGGGGCCCGAGGGCGTCGCCCCTGCAGCGCCCGAGCCGCTGGTGTTGACCGCCGTCGCGTACCCCGACCTCGAGTTTACCGTCGACGAGGCGGCTGCCGCGAGCGCACGAGCGGTGTTCGGAGAGCGGGCGCTCGAACGAAAGACGGGAGCACGAGTCGCGAGGGAGTTAGCCGACGGCGTCGAGACCAGCGATTCGTAG
- a CDS encoding cupin domain-containing protein, with the protein MERISIDDLPAEPYDENLHTDRRDLTEPLSLEGVSMVQYALEPGERFSGAAHAHPDQEEVFVVLEGEATFEVGRAADDDGPRTVRIGENEAIRFAPGEFQTGWNDVDDRLVALALGAPRESEDVRVDRIPVLGEDSVTCPDCGHDHARIGDEGLVCPDCGASIAVDE; encoded by the coding sequence ATGGAACGGATCTCGATCGACGACCTGCCCGCCGAACCGTACGACGAAAACCTCCACACCGACCGTCGGGATCTGACGGAGCCGCTGTCGCTCGAGGGCGTCTCGATGGTTCAGTATGCCCTCGAACCCGGCGAGCGATTCAGCGGCGCGGCTCACGCCCACCCGGACCAGGAGGAGGTGTTCGTCGTCCTCGAAGGCGAGGCGACGTTCGAGGTCGGTCGAGCAGCGGACGACGACGGCCCACGGACCGTTCGGATCGGCGAGAACGAGGCGATACGGTTCGCACCCGGTGAGTTCCAGACGGGATGGAACGACGTGGACGACCGACTCGTCGCGCTGGCGCTCGGTGCACCCCGCGAGTCGGAGGACGTCAGAGTCGATCGCATTCCGGTCCTCGGAGAGGATTCGGTTACGTGCCCGGACTGTGGGCACGATCACGCACGCATCGGCGACGAGGGACTCGTCTGTCCCGACTGCGGTGCGTCGATAGCTGTCGACGAGTGA
- a CDS encoding DCC1-like thiol-disulfide oxidoreductase family protein: MSHTQDTFVFDDDCGFCTWWAEFFDERTDLRIVGFSDLTPELRERLPENYEACSHLVTDEWVYSCGASIEEAFVRSDVAKPLRDGVLFLRNFEDYGRLREWGYRSVADHRAQWGQVVSKTPPVRRDREDDDSSSSDR; encoded by the coding sequence GTGAGCCACACCCAGGACACGTTCGTCTTCGACGACGACTGCGGGTTCTGTACCTGGTGGGCCGAGTTCTTCGACGAGCGCACCGACCTCCGGATCGTCGGCTTCAGCGATCTGACGCCCGAGCTACGGGAGCGACTGCCGGAGAACTACGAGGCCTGCTCGCATCTGGTAACGGACGAGTGGGTTTACTCCTGTGGCGCCTCGATCGAGGAGGCGTTCGTCCGCTCCGACGTCGCCAAGCCGCTCCGGGACGGCGTCTTGTTCCTCAGGAACTTCGAGGACTATGGCCGCCTCCGCGAGTGGGGCTACCGGTCGGTCGCCGACCACCGGGCACAGTGGGGCCAGGTCGTCTCGAAGACCCCACCAGTGAGACGAGACCGCGAAGACGACGACTCGAGTTCGAGCGATCGATAA
- a CDS encoding sulfatase has protein sequence MAESNGRDVESHDTVRNVVLVVLDTARATSVGERTTPTLTGLAEEGTTFDNAFAAAPWTLPSHASMFTGTYPSEHGAHGGHTYLDAEFRTIPEAFADAGYRTIGVSNNTWLTEEFGFDRGFDELRKGWQYIQSDADMGAVVRGEDRREKIQAAREHLFDGNPLVNAANILYSEVFQPSGDDGADRSTTWIANWLENRREDRPFFLFCNFIEPHVEYDPPREYAERFLPDGMSYDEATDIRQDPRAYDCGDYGLSDRDFAALRGLYRAELAYVDDQLAEIRTALEDAGEWEDTIFVVCGDHGEHIGERDFFGHQYNLYDTLLDVPLVAHGGPFTDGGRRSELVQLLDLPATLLEAAGIDDPELLEQGSGQSLVPLVSDAHTTRTRDAVFAEYVAPQPSIERLEARFGEDAIPDRVREFDRRLRAIRTNEYKYVEGSDGFERLHDVSSDPSETTNIVADKPERARRLRNRLEERFGPLSEDAAHDEVEMRTDTKERLADLGYL, from the coding sequence ATGGCGGAATCCAACGGACGTGACGTGGAGTCACACGATACTGTGCGGAACGTCGTTCTCGTCGTTCTCGATACGGCCCGCGCTACCAGCGTGGGTGAGCGAACGACCCCGACGTTGACGGGGCTGGCCGAGGAAGGAACGACGTTCGACAACGCTTTCGCAGCGGCTCCCTGGACGTTGCCTTCTCACGCGTCGATGTTCACCGGCACCTACCCGTCCGAACACGGAGCTCACGGCGGCCACACCTATCTCGACGCGGAGTTTCGAACGATCCCCGAGGCCTTCGCCGACGCTGGCTACCGAACCATCGGCGTCTCGAACAACACCTGGCTCACCGAGGAGTTCGGATTCGACCGCGGGTTCGACGAGTTACGCAAGGGCTGGCAGTACATCCAGTCGGACGCAGACATGGGCGCAGTCGTCCGGGGCGAGGACCGACGCGAGAAGATTCAGGCAGCCCGCGAGCACCTCTTCGACGGAAACCCACTCGTCAACGCAGCCAACATCCTCTACAGCGAGGTCTTCCAGCCGAGCGGTGACGACGGGGCCGACCGATCGACCACCTGGATCGCGAACTGGCTCGAGAACCGCCGCGAGGACCGGCCGTTCTTCCTCTTCTGTAACTTCATCGAACCCCACGTCGAGTACGATCCACCACGCGAGTACGCCGAGCGGTTCCTGCCCGACGGAATGAGTTACGACGAGGCGACCGACATTCGCCAGGACCCTCGCGCCTACGACTGTGGCGACTACGGACTCTCGGATCGCGACTTCGCCGCTCTCCGCGGACTGTACCGCGCCGAACTCGCGTACGTCGACGATCAACTCGCCGAGATCCGGACGGCCCTCGAGGACGCCGGCGAGTGGGAGGACACGATCTTCGTCGTCTGTGGCGATCACGGCGAACACATCGGCGAGCGCGACTTCTTCGGTCACCAGTACAACCTCTACGACACCCTGCTCGACGTTCCGCTGGTCGCCCACGGCGGGCCGTTTACCGACGGCGGCCGACGGAGCGAACTCGTCCAGTTGCTCGACCTGCCAGCGACACTGCTCGAGGCGGCCGGCATCGACGACCCGGAACTGCTCGAGCAGGGTTCGGGACAGTCACTGGTACCGTTGGTCTCGGACGCTCACACGACGCGAACTCGAGACGCCGTCTTCGCCGAGTACGTCGCCCCGCAGCCGTCGATCGAGCGTCTCGAGGCTCGGTTCGGTGAAGACGCGATTCCCGACCGCGTCCGCGAGTTCGACCGCCGTCTCCGGGCGATCCGGACGAACGAGTACAAGTACGTCGAGGGCAGCGACGGCTTCGAACGGCTTCACGACGTCTCAAGCGACCCCTCCGAGACGACGAATATAGTCGCGGACAAACCGGAACGAGCCAGGCGACTTCGGAACCGACTCGAGGAACGATTCGGTCCGCTCTCCGAGGACGCCGCTCACGACGAGGTCGAGATGCGAACCGACACGAAAGAACGGCTCGCAGACTTGGGATATCTCTGA
- a CDS encoding lipase maturation factor family protein: MLHGEEFWLVRFLFQRGLAILYLLAFLVAAFQFRALAGEDGLLPLEWYAEGASFRERPSLFYVYPDDRVVGLAAWSGVVLSAMAVLAVPYWLPDAYATPASMVLWATLWLLYLSFVNAGQTFYGYGWESMLLETGFLAIFLGAGPVEPPVVVFLLLQWVLFRNMFGAGLIKLRGDDCWRDLTCMDYHYETQPIPNPVSWFAHHLPDRFHRGETFGNHVVELLIPFLYFAPQPASSFAGVVTIGFMGWLMLTGNFAWLNALTIVLAIATFSDGILEAVLPVAAPETVATPLYLEGTVILIAVVVLAMSIRPVENMLSESQTMNTAFDPLHLVNTYGAFGSVTKDRYEVVIQGTTDERPDEDAEWRTYRFEGKPTDPSRRPPQIAPYHLRLDWQLWFAAMRPTPRRQPWFYRLLVKLLERDERTESLLAEVPFEDGEQPTHARAIRYRYQYTTPEEREETGDWWRRERVGTYVHPVSLEELRTRAPAA, encoded by the coding sequence ATGCTTCACGGCGAGGAGTTCTGGCTCGTCCGGTTTCTCTTCCAGCGGGGGCTGGCTATCCTCTATCTGCTCGCCTTCCTCGTCGCCGCCTTCCAGTTCCGGGCGCTGGCCGGCGAGGACGGTCTCCTGCCGCTCGAGTGGTACGCCGAAGGTGCGTCGTTTCGCGAACGGCCGAGCCTGTTCTACGTCTATCCCGACGATCGGGTCGTCGGGCTGGCGGCCTGGAGCGGCGTCGTCCTCTCTGCGATGGCGGTGCTTGCGGTACCGTACTGGCTGCCCGACGCATACGCGACGCCCGCATCGATGGTCCTGTGGGCCACGCTGTGGCTGCTCTACCTCTCGTTCGTCAACGCCGGGCAGACCTTCTACGGCTACGGCTGGGAGTCGATGCTGCTCGAGACCGGCTTCCTCGCGATCTTCCTCGGAGCAGGTCCCGTCGAGCCGCCGGTCGTCGTCTTCCTGTTGCTTCAGTGGGTGCTCTTCCGCAATATGTTCGGTGCAGGGCTGATCAAACTCCGCGGGGACGACTGCTGGCGCGACCTGACCTGCATGGACTACCACTACGAGACCCAGCCGATTCCGAACCCCGTCAGCTGGTTCGCCCACCACCTCCCCGATCGGTTCCACCGCGGCGAGACGTTCGGAAACCACGTCGTCGAACTGCTGATTCCGTTTCTCTACTTCGCGCCTCAGCCCGCCTCCTCGTTCGCCGGCGTCGTGACGATCGGCTTCATGGGCTGGCTGATGCTCACCGGGAACTTCGCGTGGCTGAACGCCCTGACGATCGTGCTCGCGATCGCGACCTTCAGCGACGGGATCCTCGAGGCCGTTCTCCCCGTCGCCGCACCCGAAACCGTCGCGACGCCGCTCTATCTCGAGGGCACGGTGATCCTGATCGCGGTCGTCGTCCTCGCGATGAGCATCCGGCCCGTCGAGAACATGCTCTCGGAGAGCCAGACGATGAACACGGCGTTCGACCCGCTGCACCTGGTCAACACCTACGGCGCGTTCGGTTCGGTGACGAAGGATCGCTACGAGGTCGTAATCCAGGGAACGACCGACGAACGGCCCGACGAGGACGCGGAGTGGCGAACCTACCGGTTCGAGGGGAAACCGACCGATCCGAGCCGTCGGCCGCCACAGATCGCGCCGTACCACCTGCGACTGGACTGGCAACTCTGGTTCGCCGCCATGCGACCGACGCCGCGTCGCCAGCCGTGGTTCTACCGCCTGCTCGTGAAACTGCTCGAGCGCGACGAGCGAACGGAGTCGTTGCTCGCCGAAGTGCCGTTCGAGGACGGCGAACAGCCGACCCACGCTCGGGCGATCCGCTACCGGTACCAGTACACGACGCCCGAAGAACGCGAGGAGACCGGCGACTGGTGGCGCCGCGAGCGGGTCGGCACCTACGTCCACCCGGTGAGCCTCGAGGAACTTCGAACGCGAGCACCGGCGGCGTAA
- a CDS encoding copper resistance protein CopD: MVDAFITQTLHLVFAAIWAGSVVYVAFVVLPLARDGAFNTTAPLETISSKLTTISRVSALVLLLTGAHLAEARYTADSLFGTINGQLVLVMVALWLALAALVEIGSKRFEAGLNGKKLREPAADALGLYRIAAVVAIALLVVAGAITSNVAAVL, encoded by the coding sequence ATGGTCGATGCGTTCATCACACAGACGCTCCATCTCGTCTTCGCCGCTATCTGGGCGGGTAGCGTCGTCTACGTCGCGTTCGTCGTTCTTCCACTGGCTCGTGACGGTGCGTTCAACACGACGGCACCGCTCGAGACGATCTCGAGCAAACTGACGACGATTTCGAGAGTGAGTGCGCTGGTGTTGTTGTTGACCGGTGCTCACCTTGCAGAGGCTCGTTACACCGCCGACTCGCTGTTCGGCACGATCAACGGGCAACTGGTGCTCGTGATGGTCGCGCTCTGGCTGGCGCTTGCCGCCCTCGTCGAGATCGGCTCGAAGCGGTTCGAGGCCGGTCTCAACGGGAAGAAACTGCGCGAACCCGCCGCCGACGCACTCGGACTGTATCGGATCGCCGCCGTGGTCGCGATCGCGTTGCTCGTCGTCGCCGGCGCGATCACGTCGAACGTTGCCGCGGTGCTGTAG
- a CDS encoding Hsp20/alpha crystallin family protein: MSPSLHARPVPMQAVHDRSDGRLSIAVDAAPAALEDVSVEVGTRRVRISIDAGDDQHERTVVSPLPIGDDRSAVYHNGILTVTLETEAERLSRR, encoded by the coding sequence GTGTCCCCCTCCCTCCACGCGCGACCGGTTCCGATGCAGGCCGTTCACGATCGGTCCGACGGACGCCTCTCGATTGCCGTCGACGCAGCACCGGCAGCACTCGAGGACGTCTCGGTCGAAGTCGGCACTCGTCGCGTCCGGATCAGTATCGACGCCGGGGACGACCAGCACGAACGGACGGTCGTCTCCCCTCTCCCGATCGGTGACGATCGGAGTGCTGTCTACCACAACGGAATCCTGACGGTCACGCTCGAGACCGAAGCGGAGCGACTGTCGCGTCGCTGA
- a CDS encoding type II toxin-antitoxin system PemK/MazF family toxin, with protein MTDEESPIFERGDVVYGDDPFKGDGAARPWLILSNHEGRPFHGEQYIVLTLTSKSWMDDLIYISEESWIRGGTPDESRIIPWGVQSIDHGDIDFWQGRLKESLVDEAVSALVDELQ; from the coding sequence GTGACTGACGAAGAGTCCCCGATCTTCGAGCGAGGCGATGTCGTCTACGGCGACGACCCGTTCAAAGGTGACGGAGCTGCTCGACCCTGGCTCATTCTCTCGAATCACGAAGGTCGTCCGTTCCACGGTGAGCAGTACATCGTACTAACGTTAACGTCGAAGTCCTGGATGGATGACCTCATCTATATCTCCGAGGAGAGTTGGATTCGTGGTGGAACGCCGGACGAGAGCCGAATAATTCCATGGGGTGTCCAATCGATCGACCACGGCGACATCGATTTTTGGCAGGGCCGACTGAAAGAGTCTCTCGTCGACGAGGCGGTTTCTGCCCTCGTCGACGAATTGCAGTAG
- a CDS encoding HpcH/HpaI aldolase family protein: MTRSPRLNALRRTLEAGDVALGILESTYSPALIELYGELGLDFVWIDLEHGGPSPRDGDRLEELLRAADVSGTELLVRLPDPDPGAVRKVLDAGVRNLFVSRIETAEDVRQAVQAARFEYDGEPGQRGFANPRASRWGTTNDYAATEDEEIVVGATIEHPTAVENLEEILAVPELGFVFAGPLDLAVATGHPGEPDHEDVEELVEEIRTKALEADVPLGGLGFGMDDVNEKVDAGYQILNLGSTTGALQGVVRSWFTEYEGERE; the protein is encoded by the coding sequence ATGACGAGATCACCGCGGCTCAACGCACTCCGTCGAACGCTCGAGGCCGGAGACGTCGCACTGGGCATTCTCGAGAGTACTTACTCGCCGGCGCTGATCGAACTGTACGGCGAACTCGGCCTCGATTTCGTCTGGATCGACCTCGAACACGGCGGTCCGAGTCCCCGTGACGGCGATCGTCTCGAGGAACTCCTGCGGGCCGCGGACGTCTCGGGGACGGAACTACTCGTTCGGCTGCCAGATCCCGATCCCGGCGCGGTCCGGAAGGTCCTCGACGCGGGCGTCCGGAACCTGTTCGTCTCGCGGATCGAGACGGCCGAGGACGTCCGGCAGGCAGTCCAGGCGGCCCGATTCGAGTACGACGGCGAGCCGGGGCAACGTGGATTCGCGAATCCCCGTGCGAGTCGCTGGGGAACCACGAACGACTACGCGGCCACCGAGGACGAGGAGATCGTCGTCGGTGCGACGATCGAACACCCGACCGCAGTCGAGAACCTCGAGGAGATCCTCGCAGTGCCAGAACTCGGCTTCGTCTTCGCCGGCCCGCTGGACCTCGCCGTCGCGACCGGCCATCCCGGCGAACCGGACCACGAGGACGTCGAGGAACTGGTCGAAGAGATTCGGACGAAGGCGCTCGAGGCCGACGTTCCCCTCGGCGGTCTCGGTTTCGGGATGGACGACGTCAACGAGAAGGTCGATGCGGGCTATCAGATATTGAACCTCGGAAGCACGACCGGCGCGTTGCAGGGGGTCGTTCGCTCGTGGTTCACCGAATACGAGGGCGAACGCGAGTGA